Proteins encoded in a region of the Saccharothrix ecbatanensis genome:
- a CDS encoding PucR family transcriptional regulator, which yields MLYTVSMALTVGALARELDLAVRVDAGLDRVVAWAHSTELADPTPFLEGGELLLTTGIALGPHAEYVRRLVAAGVVGLGFGTGLSHEHVPDGLIEAAREAGLALLEVPRATPFIAITKAVSRAVAADEYAALARTSEAQRALTRAAVGEGPLGVVRRLARLIDGGAALLDPHGSPLHVVGSLPDLSGHVRRLAASGGPAGAAWQVGERHAAMQVLGRLGYLAVAADRALDAGAVNIAASLLTVALARSDEVDAVRRDLREARFRLLLAGVPVDGVPEGEFRVFVLRGAAEPRAGFWAEVDGRVVVLAHEVDVPAAASSPVDVRSVARGYREALRAFEEGVATFEEVAGAGLLAADAAEFAAVLLAPLDDVLRETLRVWLSCHGQADPAATRLGVHRHTVRNRLGRVEELLGRSLESAGLRAELWLALHVRPIR from the coding sequence GTGTTGTACACAGTGTCCATGGCGTTGACGGTCGGGGCGTTGGCCCGCGAGCTCGATCTGGCGGTGCGCGTGGACGCCGGGCTGGACCGGGTCGTGGCGTGGGCGCACAGCACGGAGTTGGCCGATCCGACGCCGTTCCTGGAGGGCGGCGAGCTGCTGCTGACCACGGGTATCGCGCTCGGCCCACACGCCGAGTACGTGCGGCGGCTGGTGGCGGCCGGCGTGGTGGGACTCGGGTTCGGGACGGGGCTGAGCCACGAGCACGTGCCCGACGGGTTGATCGAGGCCGCGCGCGAGGCCGGGTTGGCGTTGCTGGAGGTGCCCAGGGCCACGCCGTTCATCGCGATCACCAAGGCGGTGTCGCGGGCCGTCGCGGCAGACGAGTACGCGGCGCTCGCACGCACCAGTGAGGCACAGCGCGCGCTGACCCGTGCGGCGGTCGGCGAGGGGCCCCTCGGTGTCGTGCGGAGGCTGGCGCGGCTCATCGACGGCGGCGCGGCGTTGTTGGATCCCCACGGCTCTCCGCTGCACGTCGTGGGCTCGCTCCCCGACCTCTCCGGTCACGTGCGGCGGCTGGCGGCGTCGGGCGGACCGGCGGGCGCGGCGTGGCAGGTGGGGGAGCGGCACGCCGCGATGCAGGTGCTCGGCCGGCTCGGGTACCTGGCCGTAGCGGCGGACCGGGCGCTGGACGCGGGCGCGGTCAACATCGCGGCGTCACTGCTCACGGTGGCGTTGGCGCGGTCGGACGAGGTCGACGCGGTTCGGCGGGACCTGCGGGAGGCGCGGTTCCGGCTGCTGCTGGCCGGTGTTCCGGTCGATGGGGTGCCGGAGGGGGAGTTCCGGGTCTTCGTGTTGCGTGGCGCGGCTGAACCGCGTGCGGGGTTCTGGGCCGAGGTGGACGGGCGGGTGGTCGTGCTGGCCCACGAGGTGGACGTGCCCGCCGCCGCGTCGAGCCCGGTGGACGTGCGGAGCGTCGCGCGGGGCTATCGGGAGGCGCTGCGGGCGTTCGAGGAAGGGGTGGCGACGTTCGAGGAGGTCGCCGGCGCCGGTCTGCTGGCGGCGGACGCGGCCGAGTTCGCCGCCGTGCTGCTGGCGCCGCTGGACGACGTGCTGCGCGAGACGTTGCGGGTGTGGCTGTCGTGCCACGGTCAGGCCGATCCGGCCGCCACACGCCTCGGCGTGCACCGGCACACGGTCCGGAACCGGTTGGGGCGAGTGGAGGAACTGCTGGGGCGTTCGTTGGAATCCGCAGGTCTGCGGGCCGAATTGTGGCTGGCTCTGCACGTTCGGCCGATAAGGTGA
- a CDS encoding aldehyde dehydrogenase family protein, giving the protein MTTPYWVAGQPATSADLVEIRTPHDNALAGVTSNATAEDVERAVAAAHAVAEEFAALPAHARAAALDHVSRRLAERADEVAELITSESGKPVKWSRIEVTRAVSTFRWAAEEARRFSGELQRLDTDPAADGRLALVRRAPRGPVLGIAPFNFPLNLVAHKVAPALAVGAPIVVKPAPSTPLVALLLGELLAETDLPAGSWSVLPVPNEVAGALVEDPRLPVVSFTGSGPVGYSILDRVPRKHIVLELGGNAAAVVCPDWTDLDRAAQRIAMFSMYQGGQSCISVQRVYAHEDVYPALAEAVVAHVRKLGTGDPTDPATDVGPLINEAAARRVEAWVDEAVAAGARVLTGGRRAGAVYEPTVLADVPAGCKVVDEEVFGPVVVLDSVPSVEEAFDRVNASRFGLQAGVFTHDVRLAFRAAKRLAVGGVIVGDVPSFRADQMPYGGVKESGTGREGVRSAMDDLTEQRVLVLTGLEL; this is encoded by the coding sequence GTGACGACGCCGTACTGGGTCGCGGGGCAGCCCGCGACGAGTGCCGACCTGGTCGAGATCCGCACCCCGCACGACAACGCCCTGGCCGGCGTCACGTCGAACGCCACGGCCGAGGACGTGGAACGGGCCGTCGCCGCCGCGCACGCCGTGGCCGAGGAGTTCGCCGCACTGCCCGCGCACGCCCGTGCGGCGGCACTGGACCACGTGTCGCGGCGGCTGGCCGAACGTGCCGACGAAGTGGCCGAGCTGATCACGTCCGAGTCCGGCAAACCGGTGAAGTGGTCGCGGATCGAGGTGACCCGGGCGGTGTCGACGTTCCGCTGGGCGGCCGAGGAGGCACGCCGGTTCTCCGGTGAGCTCCAGCGGCTGGACACCGATCCGGCGGCGGACGGCAGGCTGGCGTTGGTGCGGCGGGCGCCGCGCGGGCCGGTGCTGGGCATCGCGCCGTTCAACTTCCCGCTGAACCTGGTGGCGCACAAGGTCGCGCCCGCGTTGGCGGTCGGCGCCCCGATCGTGGTCAAACCCGCGCCGTCCACCCCGCTGGTCGCGTTGCTGCTGGGCGAACTGCTGGCGGAGACCGACCTGCCCGCCGGGTCGTGGTCGGTGCTGCCGGTGCCGAACGAGGTGGCGGGCGCGCTGGTCGAGGACCCTCGGCTGCCCGTGGTGTCGTTCACCGGATCGGGTCCAGTGGGCTACTCGATCCTGGACCGCGTGCCGCGCAAGCACATCGTGCTGGAGCTGGGTGGCAACGCGGCGGCCGTCGTCTGTCCGGATTGGACGGACCTGGACCGGGCGGCGCAGCGGATCGCGATGTTCTCGATGTACCAGGGTGGACAGTCGTGCATCTCGGTGCAACGCGTGTACGCCCACGAGGACGTGTACCCGGCGTTGGCGGAAGCGGTGGTGGCGCACGTGCGCAAGCTCGGCACGGGCGACCCGACCGACCCGGCCACCGACGTCGGCCCGCTGATCAACGAGGCTGCCGCGCGGCGGGTGGAGGCGTGGGTGGACGAGGCCGTGGCGGCGGGCGCGCGGGTGTTGACCGGAGGCCGGCGGGCGGGTGCGGTGTACGAGCCGACCGTGCTGGCGGACGTGCCGGCGGGGTGCAAGGTGGTGGACGAGGAGGTGTTCGGCCCGGTGGTGGTGCTGGACTCCGTCCCGTCGGTGGAGGAGGCGTTCGACCGGGTGAACGCGTCCCGGTTCGGTTTGCAGGCGGGGGTTTTCACGCACGACGTCCGGCTGGCGTTCCGCGCGGCCAAGCGGCTGGCGGTGGGCGGGGTGATCGTGGGCGACGTGCCGAGCTTCCGCGCCGACCAGATGCCGTACGGCGGGGTGAAGGAGTCGGGAACCGGCCGCGAGGGTGTTCGTTCGGCCATGGACGACCTGACCGAGCAGCGGGTCCTGGTGCTCACCGGTCTGGAGCTGTAG
- a CDS encoding effector-associated domain 2-containing protein, with protein MPVTAGGAHAVLAIAADRAAGIESAWRLVRGALTGPTRSTDHDAVLLIHPPSDRFPVRLTEAVHRHNDSAPAPIRLRVVVADEVPEALAVLDSDAFRSAHAASTKPVLIAMTDDYFRVHPIDGPERHRTVRVPGLAEPVWLLDARVPDQEALFHALMAMPSMRTEADRRLVLDLLPPAIAGAVPHHPVAALHVHGLLQTCLEYEHGLTALSHALHTVEGEGSTLMNRIDTLLRTEG; from the coding sequence ATGCCGGTCACCGCCGGGGGCGCTCACGCCGTCCTCGCGATCGCAGCGGACCGAGCCGCCGGGATCGAATCCGCGTGGCGGCTGGTGCGCGGCGCGCTGACCGGCCCGACCCGGTCCACCGACCACGACGCCGTGCTGCTGATCCACCCGCCGTCCGACCGCTTCCCGGTGCGGCTCACCGAAGCCGTGCACCGGCACAACGACTCGGCCCCCGCGCCGATCCGGCTTCGGGTGGTCGTGGCCGACGAAGTGCCCGAAGCCTTGGCGGTGCTCGACTCGGACGCCTTCCGCTCGGCGCACGCCGCGTCCACCAAGCCGGTCCTGATCGCGATGACGGACGACTACTTCCGCGTTCACCCGATCGACGGACCGGAGCGCCACCGCACCGTGCGGGTGCCCGGCCTGGCGGAACCGGTCTGGCTGCTCGACGCCCGCGTGCCGGACCAGGAAGCCCTGTTCCACGCGCTGATGGCGATGCCGTCGATGCGGACCGAGGCCGACCGCCGGCTGGTGCTCGACCTGCTGCCGCCGGCCATCGCCGGCGCGGTGCCGCATCACCCGGTCGCCGCGTTGCACGTGCACGGCCTGCTCCAGACGTGCCTGGAGTACGAGCACGGCCTGACCGCGCTCAGCCACGCATTGCACACGGTGGAAGGTGAGGGTTCCACACTAATGAACCGAATCGACACCCTATTGCGCACCGAAGGTTGA
- a CDS encoding VMAP-C domain-containing protein, which translates to MVHADDNDGSRLLFPLVDVLCRVPTLTNLVGRNLVVRAMSAELRETLAVEEHPNTYGHLYSLAEVCQQSPERLSALVRIVSRFEQDSRTMVELRRVIAELTPLDLFPTSERARLFTLLAGVVVPDIADIYRVVAGETAPGLYGSTTYAGVFRVLETLNAGSDGVPRPMVFVEHIAARVRTELAIDLHRWNETQAESMDLMDELTAIRESLRPETAPPLAPPLGSPAYLVLLLRREGPAGDWFRLSHWRQLGGPEPWSPLHGTDEVGTLAEIKGHVATLIEKVEDDWAQYRPDIRIEFVLDYENLNLDVDQWPWENDPDLSVPMGCRYPVVVRSLERMVARKYHREWRQRWDEMAGQLGRDKGLAHTSTCRALSDSEQGLRELLSRFNRERALVSLVLSAPPRPESAGRDEIAAGVRSGVPLIVWHRRDCGTGEFTEVVESVLHGQDELHLLERVRMTRTTAFAEGPTRRHVGEALTILYDDPTRLVVPSQPGPPEGIAVG; encoded by the coding sequence ATGGTCCATGCGGACGACAACGACGGCAGCCGGTTGCTCTTTCCCCTTGTCGACGTGCTGTGCCGGGTGCCGACGCTGACCAATCTCGTCGGACGGAACCTGGTCGTCCGGGCAATGTCCGCAGAATTGCGGGAAACCTTGGCGGTCGAGGAGCACCCGAACACCTACGGGCACCTCTACAGCCTGGCCGAAGTGTGTCAGCAGAGCCCAGAACGGCTATCCGCGCTCGTGCGCATCGTGAGTCGCTTCGAGCAGGATTCGCGCACGATGGTTGAATTGCGCCGCGTCATCGCCGAACTGACGCCGTTGGACCTGTTCCCGACCTCCGAACGAGCAAGGCTGTTCACATTGCTGGCTGGCGTCGTCGTGCCCGACATCGCGGACATCTACCGCGTCGTGGCGGGCGAGACCGCCCCCGGCCTGTACGGGTCGACCACGTACGCCGGCGTGTTCCGGGTGCTGGAGACGCTGAACGCCGGGTCGGACGGGGTGCCGAGGCCGATGGTGTTCGTGGAGCACATCGCGGCACGGGTGCGCACCGAGTTGGCGATCGACCTGCACCGGTGGAACGAGACGCAGGCCGAGTCGATGGACCTGATGGACGAGCTGACCGCGATCCGGGAGAGCCTGCGCCCGGAGACCGCGCCGCCACTGGCGCCGCCGCTCGGCTCCCCCGCCTACCTCGTGCTGCTGTTGCGCCGCGAAGGGCCGGCCGGCGACTGGTTCCGCCTTTCGCACTGGCGCCAGCTCGGCGGGCCCGAGCCGTGGTCGCCGCTGCACGGCACGGACGAGGTCGGCACGCTCGCCGAGATCAAGGGCCACGTGGCCACGCTCATCGAGAAGGTCGAGGACGACTGGGCCCAGTACCGCCCGGACATCCGGATCGAGTTCGTGCTCGACTACGAGAACCTGAACCTGGACGTCGACCAGTGGCCGTGGGAGAACGACCCGGACCTGTCGGTGCCGATGGGCTGCCGCTACCCGGTGGTGGTGCGCAGCCTGGAGCGGATGGTGGCGCGCAAGTACCACCGCGAGTGGCGGCAGCGGTGGGACGAGATGGCCGGACAGCTCGGCCGGGACAAGGGCCTCGCGCACACCTCCACGTGCCGCGCGCTGAGCGACAGCGAACAAGGCCTGCGGGAACTGCTGTCGCGGTTCAACCGGGAACGCGCGCTGGTGTCGCTGGTGCTCAGCGCGCCGCCGCGGCCGGAGAGCGCGGGGCGGGACGAGATCGCGGCCGGGGTGCGGTCGGGCGTGCCGCTGATCGTGTGGCACCGGCGGGACTGCGGCACCGGCGAGTTCACCGAGGTGGTCGAGTCCGTGCTGCACGGCCAGGACGAGCTGCACCTGTTGGAACGGGTCCGCATGACCCGGACCACGGCGTTCGCGGAAGGCCCCACGCGACGCCACGTCGGCGAGGCGCTGACGATCCTCTACGACGACCCCACGCGGCTCGTCGTGCCCAGCCAACCGGGGCCGCCGGAAGGGATTGCGGTCGGATGA
- a CDS encoding AAA family ATPase, giving the protein MNDGRVGPGNVYQGTGDVAQTPVADLPPPPPWRTFTGRGATSRPADDGGEGDRRVGGVRAVRRTPHPNEVAMVNAAIRLRRPLLVTGAPGTGKSSLAYLVARELGLGPVLRWPVTSRTTLKDGLYLYDAIARVQAVGANDPESGIGDYIHLGPLGTALLPYDLPRVLLIDELDKGDIDLPNDLLNTFEEGEYEIPELVRYAKHRDEVEVLTADRGHSATVHHGIVRCREFPVVIITSNGEREFPPAFLRRCLRLHVRQPGTEQLGEMVAVHFGDAHGVDVARLIGDFLAHRSDVGTVSADQLLNAVHLATSGAYQPDEEWTELLKAIWHPLSAEAG; this is encoded by the coding sequence ATGAACGACGGTCGAGTCGGCCCTGGCAACGTCTACCAAGGCACCGGTGACGTCGCGCAGACGCCCGTCGCGGACCTGCCACCGCCACCGCCGTGGCGGACGTTCACCGGTCGCGGCGCCACGTCCCGGCCCGCGGACGACGGCGGCGAGGGCGACCGGCGGGTGGGCGGCGTGCGCGCGGTGCGCCGGACACCGCACCCGAACGAGGTCGCGATGGTGAACGCGGCGATCAGGCTGCGCCGCCCGCTGCTGGTCACCGGCGCGCCCGGCACCGGCAAGTCGTCGCTGGCGTACCTGGTGGCGCGTGAGCTGGGCCTGGGTCCGGTGCTGCGGTGGCCGGTGACCAGCCGGACCACGTTGAAGGACGGGCTGTACCTGTACGACGCGATCGCGCGGGTGCAGGCGGTGGGCGCGAACGACCCGGAGTCCGGTATCGGCGACTACATCCACCTGGGGCCGTTGGGCACCGCGCTGCTGCCGTACGACCTGCCGCGCGTGCTGCTGATCGACGAGCTGGACAAGGGCGACATCGACCTGCCGAACGACCTGCTGAACACGTTCGAGGAAGGCGAGTACGAGATACCGGAGCTGGTCCGGTACGCCAAGCACCGAGACGAGGTGGAGGTGCTGACGGCGGACCGCGGCCACTCCGCGACGGTCCACCACGGCATCGTCCGCTGCCGCGAGTTCCCGGTCGTGATCATCACCAGCAACGGCGAGCGCGAGTTCCCGCCCGCGTTCCTGCGCCGCTGCCTGCGGCTGCACGTGCGGCAGCCCGGCACGGAGCAGCTGGGCGAGATGGTGGCGGTGCACTTCGGCGACGCGCACGGCGTGGACGTGGCCCGGCTCATCGGCGACTTCCTGGCCCACCGGTCCGACGTCGGCACGGTGTCCGCAGACCAACTGCTCAACGCGGTGCACCTGGCCACGTCCGGCGCCTACCAGCCGGACGAGGAGTGGACCGAACTGCTCAAGGCGATCTGGCACCCGCTGTCCGCGGAGGCCGGGTGA
- the fxsT gene encoding FxSxx-COOH system tetratricopeptide repeat protein has translation MNGPRAEPAGVEVLLQHLDATDSRVEALRTADLTLREVRDSLWLAGALRPPAQPETIAPEAEPPEPEDETDPDEPGPTPEPTPEPEPESVPDPDPGPAEPQRWTPTPTTMARADPVLALGGKVGAVSAWPTVPALPERRGISRALRPLARRQTSRRLKVLDEEATAVRAAQDGLWLPEWRAAPWRRFEVALVVDTTVAAEIWRQTVREFRVLLERQGAFRDVRVYELNSSCPMPHDVTLRSEGGATHEWRYLVEPAGNRIVLVLTDTIGRAWHSGAVGHVLHRWGRSMPVAVVQTLAQRLWSWGGLPTRRLRLSAPAPGAPNRQLRVAGATEPGAMAVPVLGLSAEWMARWARLLTAPGAEWVETTAALVTPQAAPPPDPAADEPSTAAERVLRFRTYASVDGFQLAGLLAATPLSPRLMGLVQRVLLPGSDLSTLAEVMLGGLMTRLPGVDGAADAVAYDFDTGVREELLAGSRRSDTARVARVLDDYGGADNAALRNFRLALDEPDDTRDLDPSPENLPYLKVQAAVFRALSGPYSRRSQRLRRVLGTGGAGPDGTPNQENSAVTNTDTRPPAPEVGSLPPEGDDVNAPDTPLFVADRQPGTQPQVWGHVPLRNPDFVGRVDLLARLGQKLDEAGPTAVLPEALHGMGGVGKSQTVVEYIHRHASEYEVVWWITAEQPAQIKASLVELAKKLGVAAAAAADTAVPAVLEALRRGEPYSRWLLVFDNADQPQDVRPYFPAGNGHIVVTSRNSEWGGFARPVEVDLFTRQESVELLHRRGGDLDPAEADALAEALGDLPLAVEQAAAWRAQTGMQVSEYLELLEQNRTELLETGTSSADQLPVAAAWNVPLNRLKRDHRAALELLQVCAFFGPDPISQKLFRGVRDAPVPDALADALRDPIKLSRAVREISRYSLAKIDHRANSLQLHRLVQTVLKNRLDPEEQDRMRHAVHVLLVNGDPGDPDVTVNWPRYAELLPHALVSRLIGCQDRWVRVLVMNLVRYLLNAGDFDGARDLAEQAMQSWRKSLGDKAFDTLEMTRRYAIALRRMGRNAEAQQLNERTHELMREVAGDDHEIMLNMLDTLAADRREQGEFARELEMRQEVYDRAAAILGKDEPQTTSYANNLASAFRLMGDYDRARRIDEANLRRRIAVLGPDHTLTFSSHNSLCMDLRELGRYGEAVRRQEESLVVQRDLFGTDHPRVIGATRNLSVALCRAGDHVRALELAEECAALYRLRLGEEHVDTVTSQMNVSIDLRHLGDLERSLVLARESYADMRHGMGETHPFTLIAGLNLAVVLRLRGDVTEALDLDRAMYAQLVEVFDADHPFSLVAATNLASDLAAGGDHAGARELDEDTLERSTRVLGPEHPSTLAIALNLSIDLRDLGEENEAAVLHARTVTSFRKVLGDEHPATVAATQYARANCDTDTMQF, from the coding sequence GTGAACGGACCACGGGCCGAGCCGGCGGGTGTCGAGGTGCTGCTCCAGCACCTCGACGCGACCGACAGCCGGGTGGAGGCGCTGCGCACCGCGGACCTGACCTTGCGCGAGGTCCGGGATTCGCTGTGGCTCGCCGGCGCGCTGCGACCGCCCGCGCAGCCCGAAACCATCGCACCGGAGGCAGAACCTCCCGAGCCTGAGGACGAAACGGACCCCGACGAACCCGGTCCGACGCCGGAACCCACGCCCGAACCAGAGCCGGAATCCGTCCCCGACCCCGATCCGGGCCCCGCGGAACCCCAGCGGTGGACGCCGACGCCGACCACGATGGCGCGCGCCGACCCGGTGCTCGCGCTGGGAGGGAAGGTCGGCGCGGTGTCCGCGTGGCCGACGGTGCCCGCACTGCCGGAACGGCGGGGTATCAGCCGGGCGCTGCGGCCGTTGGCGCGCAGGCAGACGTCACGGCGGCTGAAGGTGCTGGACGAGGAGGCGACCGCCGTGCGGGCCGCCCAGGACGGGCTGTGGCTGCCGGAGTGGCGTGCCGCGCCGTGGCGCCGGTTCGAGGTGGCGCTGGTGGTCGACACGACCGTGGCGGCCGAGATCTGGCGGCAGACCGTGCGCGAGTTCCGGGTGCTGCTGGAACGCCAGGGCGCGTTCCGGGACGTGCGGGTGTACGAGCTGAACAGCTCGTGCCCCATGCCGCACGACGTGACGCTGCGGTCCGAGGGCGGCGCGACGCACGAGTGGCGGTACCTGGTCGAGCCCGCGGGCAACCGGATCGTGCTGGTGCTCACCGACACCATCGGCCGGGCCTGGCACAGCGGCGCGGTCGGCCACGTGCTGCACCGGTGGGGCCGCTCGATGCCGGTCGCGGTGGTGCAGACGCTGGCGCAGCGCCTGTGGTCCTGGGGCGGTCTGCCGACCCGCCGGCTGAGGCTGTCCGCGCCCGCGCCCGGCGCGCCCAACCGCCAGTTGCGCGTCGCCGGGGCGACCGAACCCGGCGCGATGGCGGTGCCCGTGCTCGGCCTGTCCGCCGAGTGGATGGCCCGCTGGGCCCGGCTGCTCACCGCGCCGGGCGCCGAGTGGGTGGAGACGACCGCCGCGCTCGTCACGCCCCAGGCCGCGCCCCCGCCCGACCCGGCGGCGGACGAGCCGTCGACCGCGGCCGAACGCGTGCTGCGGTTCCGCACGTACGCCTCGGTGGACGGGTTCCAGCTCGCCGGCCTGCTCGCCGCCACCCCGTTGAGCCCGCGGCTGATGGGCCTGGTGCAGCGCGTCCTGCTGCCCGGCTCGGATCTGTCGACGCTGGCCGAGGTGATGCTCGGCGGCCTGATGACCCGGCTGCCCGGTGTGGACGGCGCGGCCGACGCCGTGGCCTACGACTTCGACACCGGCGTCCGGGAAGAGCTGCTGGCCGGCTCCCGCCGTTCGGACACCGCACGGGTCGCCCGGGTGCTGGACGACTACGGGGGCGCCGACAACGCGGCCCTGCGCAACTTCCGGCTCGCCCTGGACGAGCCGGACGACACGCGCGACCTGGACCCCTCCCCGGAGAACCTGCCTTACCTCAAGGTCCAAGCGGCCGTCTTCCGCGCCCTGTCCGGGCCCTATTCCCGGAGGTCGCAGCGCCTCCGGCGAGTCCTCGGCACCGGCGGCGCGGGCCCGGACGGAACACCGAACCAGGAGAACAGCGCTGTGACGAACACCGACACCCGACCGCCCGCACCAGAGGTCGGGTCGTTGCCGCCAGAAGGAGACGACGTGAACGCTCCCGACACCCCTTTGTTCGTCGCCGATCGGCAGCCCGGGACACAGCCGCAGGTGTGGGGTCACGTGCCGTTGCGCAACCCGGACTTCGTCGGGCGGGTCGACCTGCTGGCGCGGCTGGGGCAGAAGTTGGACGAGGCCGGGCCGACCGCGGTGCTCCCGGAGGCGTTGCACGGCATGGGCGGCGTCGGCAAGTCGCAGACCGTGGTCGAGTACATCCACCGGCACGCCTCCGAGTACGAGGTGGTGTGGTGGATCACGGCGGAACAGCCGGCGCAGATCAAGGCGAGTCTCGTCGAGTTGGCCAAGAAGCTCGGCGTCGCCGCGGCGGCCGCGGCTGACACCGCCGTGCCCGCCGTCCTCGAAGCGCTGCGCCGCGGCGAGCCGTACTCGCGCTGGCTGCTGGTGTTCGACAACGCGGACCAGCCGCAGGACGTGCGTCCGTACTTCCCCGCGGGCAACGGCCACATCGTCGTCACGTCGCGCAACTCCGAGTGGGGCGGCTTCGCCCGTCCCGTCGAGGTGGACCTGTTCACCCGGCAGGAGAGCGTCGAACTGCTCCACCGCCGCGGCGGCGACCTGGACCCGGCCGAGGCCGACGCGCTCGCCGAAGCCCTCGGCGACCTGCCGCTGGCCGTCGAGCAGGCCGCGGCCTGGCGCGCGCAGACCGGCATGCAGGTGTCGGAGTACCTGGAACTGCTGGAGCAGAACCGCACCGAACTGCTGGAGACGGGCACGTCCAGCGCGGACCAGCTGCCGGTGGCGGCGGCGTGGAACGTCCCGCTGAACCGCCTGAAGCGCGACCACCGCGCCGCCCTCGAACTGCTCCAGGTGTGCGCGTTCTTCGGCCCGGACCCCATCTCGCAGAAGCTCTTCCGTGGTGTCCGCGACGCACCGGTGCCGGATGCGCTGGCGGACGCGCTGCGCGACCCGATCAAGCTCAGCCGGGCCGTCCGGGAGATCAGCCGGTACAGCCTGGCGAAGATCGACCACCGGGCCAACTCGCTCCAGCTGCACCGGCTGGTGCAGACGGTGCTGAAGAACCGGCTCGACCCGGAGGAGCAGGACCGGATGCGGCACGCGGTGCACGTGCTGCTGGTCAACGGCGACCCCGGCGACCCGGACGTCACCGTGAACTGGCCGCGGTACGCCGAGCTGCTGCCGCACGCGCTGGTGTCGCGCCTCATCGGCTGCCAGGACAGGTGGGTCCGGGTCCTGGTCATGAACCTGGTCCGCTACCTGCTCAACGCCGGCGACTTCGACGGCGCACGCGACCTGGCCGAGCAGGCCATGCAGTCTTGGCGGAAGTCACTGGGAGATAAGGCCTTCGACACTCTGGAGATGACCCGCCGGTACGCGATCGCGTTGCGCCGCATGGGGCGCAACGCGGAGGCGCAGCAGCTCAACGAGCGGACGCACGAGCTGATGCGGGAGGTGGCGGGCGACGACCACGAGATCATGCTGAACATGCTCGACACCCTCGCCGCCGACCGCCGGGAGCAAGGTGAGTTCGCCCGGGAGCTGGAGATGCGCCAAGAGGTCTACGACCGCGCCGCGGCGATCCTCGGCAAGGACGAGCCGCAGACCACGAGCTACGCCAACAACCTCGCCAGCGCGTTCCGGCTGATGGGCGACTACGACCGGGCGCGCCGGATCGACGAGGCGAACCTGCGCCGGCGGATCGCGGTGCTCGGGCCGGACCACACGCTCACGTTCAGCTCGCACAACAGCCTCTGCATGGACCTCAGGGAGTTGGGGCGCTACGGGGAGGCGGTCCGCCGGCAGGAGGAGTCCCTGGTCGTGCAGCGGGACCTGTTCGGCACGGACCACCCCCGGGTGATCGGCGCGACGCGGAACCTGTCGGTCGCGCTGTGCCGGGCGGGTGATCACGTGCGGGCGCTGGAGCTGGCCGAGGAGTGCGCCGCGCTGTACCGGCTCCGGCTCGGCGAGGAGCACGTCGACACGGTGACGTCGCAGATGAACGTGTCCATCGACCTGCGCCACCTCGGCGATCTCGAACGGTCGCTCGTCCTGGCGCGGGAGAGCTACGCGGACATGCGGCACGGGATGGGCGAGACACACCCGTTCACACTCATCGCCGGGCTGAACCTGGCGGTGGTCCTGCGCCTGCGCGGCGACGTCACCGAAGCGCTCGACCTGGACCGCGCGATGTACGCGCAACTCGTGGAGGTGTTCGACGCCGATCACCCGTTCAGCCTGGTCGCCGCGACGAACCTGGCCAGTGACCTGGCCGCCGGCGGTGACCACGCGGGGGCGCGGGAATTGGACGAGGACACCCTCGAACGGTCCACCAGAGTGCTCGGGCCGGAGCACCCATCGACGCTCGCGATCGCGTTGAACCTCTCGATCGACCTGCGCGACCTCGGCGAGGAGAACGAAGCCGCGGTGCTGCACGCCCGCACGGTGACGAGTTTCCGCAAGGTTCTCGGCGACGAGCATCCGGCCACAGTCGCCGCCACTCAGTACGCACGGGCGAACTGCGACACGGACACCATGCAGTTCTGA